The genomic region AAATGTTCAAACGTGTCATGTAGCAACTATTCATCATCCAATCAGAAGAGCTGATACGCTGATTCACGGCTCTCTCTGGTTGGATGTTTCCATATCCACTGAAATAGTCTTGTAAAATTTTGCATATATACCCATATCGTGTATAATATGAGAAGCAAGTGATATACACATGCGGATGCAGTATGATTACTTGCTTAAGGCATCTGGAGGTCTACTAAAATGAAAACCAATGTTGTTGCTGTTGTCGGACCTACCGCCGTTGGAAAAACGAAGCTCAGTGTAGAGTTGGCCAAACGATTTCATGGAGAAATTATAAGCGGCGATTCGATGCAGGTTTATCAAGGATTAGATATTGGAACAGCTAAAGTTACTGATGAGGAGAAGCAGGGAATTCCTCACTACATGATTGATATAAAAGGGCCGGAACAGGATTTCTCGGTGGCCGATTTTCAGGAGCATGTTCAGCATTATATCCATTATATAGACAGCCGTAATAAACTTCCCATTATTGCGGGGGGTACCGGTTTGTACATACAATCAACATTATATAATTTTAATTTTTCATCTCAAAAGCGGGATGAACAGTTCGAAAAAGACATGCTGACTGCTATCCAGGAGAAGGGAGTAGAGCCCTTTTATCATAAACTGAAAAAAGTAGATCCCGAACAAGCGGGAAAAATTCACCCAAATAATTTACGACGGG from Virgibacillus sp. MSP4-1 harbors:
- the miaA gene encoding tRNA (adenosine(37)-N6)-dimethylallyltransferase MiaA, which translates into the protein MKTNVVAVVGPTAVGKTKLSVELAKRFHGEIISGDSMQVYQGLDIGTAKVTDEEKQGIPHYMIDIKGPEQDFSVADFQEHVQHYIHYIDSRNKLPIIAGGTGLYIQSTLYNFNFSSQKRDEQFEKDMLTAIQEKGVEPFYHKLKKVDPEQAGKIHPNNLRRVIRALEVYERTGLTMSELQQKQADESPYNPILIGLSMDREELYRRINHRVDLMMEEGLLSEAKRLYERGLKKAQSMQGIGYKEFIPYFEGKWSLEESIERLKRNSRRYAKRQYTYFRNKMDVHWYSISELTLQETFSLIFRDLEGLLQNITK